The following proteins come from a genomic window of Alnus glutinosa chromosome 10, dhAlnGlut1.1, whole genome shotgun sequence:
- the LOC133880023 gene encoding pentatricopeptide repeat-containing protein At3g14730 — MQLRRDVWTWSKVEGPRSTRKLVQKVSCLVLHFSSLTVQLKPSESHCGLTTCIASLQDCAHRKNLTKGRQLHSYMFTSGFLNSPLSITSLINMYSKCNRMEDAVLVFNHYARDCNVFAYNAIISGFVLNGLAGDGFEFYKRMRWAGVMPDKFTFPCVIKACCDVVEVLEVRKIHGLLFKLGLELDVFVGSALVHTCLKFGLMEEAQEVFEGLPIRDVVLWNAMVNGYSQTGRFDEALGIFRRMGEEGIVPNRFTVTGVLSVLAFMEELNHGRAIHGFAMRMGYVSGVAVSNALIDMYGKCRCIGHALEIFEMMDEKDIFSWNSIIAVYGQSGDYDGALRLFDKMLGSGVRPDLVTVTAVLPACSNLAALMHGRQIHGYMIVNGLGKKGNNKYTDDLLMNNAVMDMYAKCGSVRDAQSVFYKMSNKDVASWNIMIMGYGLQGYGNEAFDVFSRMCEAQTKPDVVTFIGVLSACSHAGFVKQGREFLTLMKSKYGVDPAIEHYTCVIDMLGRAGQLEEAYKLARTMPIEANPVVWRALLAACRLHGNADLADIVVRQIFKLESEHCGNYVLMSNIYGVIGRYEEVLEIRHAMRQQNVRKTPGCSWIELKNGVHTFITRDMTHPEANLIYVALNSLTARLQEYGSLTLDFC, encoded by the coding sequence CACCAAAGGCAGGCAACTCCACTCCTACATGTTCACAAGTGGCTTCCTCAACTCCCCTCTATCCATCACCAGCCTGATCAACATGTACTCCAAGTGCAACCGAATGGAAGATGCTGTTCTGGTCTTCAATCACTATGCTCGTGACTGTAATGTGTTTGCCTATAATGCAATCATTTCTGGGTTTGTTTTAAATGGGCTTGCCGGAGATGGGTTTGAGTTTTATAAGCGTATGAGGTGGGCGGGTGTTATGCCGGACAAGTTTACTTTTCCATGTGTGATCAAAGCTTGTTGCGATGTTGTGGAGGTTTTGGAGGTTAGGAAGATTCATGGTTTACTTTTTAAACTTGGGTTGGAGTTGGATGTGTTTGTTGGAAGTGCTTTGGTTCATACTTGTTTGAAATTTGGGTTGATGGAAGAGGCACAGGAGGTGTTCGAGGGATTGCCGATTAGGGATGTTGTGCTTTGGAATGCAATGGTTAATGGTTATTCACAAACTGGGAGGTTTGATGAGGCTTTAGGGATTTTTAGGAGAATGGGTGAAGAAGGGATTGTCCCTAATAGATTTACGGTTACTGGTGTGTTGTCGGTTTTAGCTTTCATGGAGGAGCTTAACCATGGGAGAGCGATTCATGGATTTGCAATGAGAATGGGGTATGTCTCTGGTGTTGCAGTTTCCAATGCATTGATTGATATGTATGGGAAATGCAGGTGTATTGGACATGCTCTGGAAATTTTTGAGATGATGGATGAGAAAGATATATTTTCGTGGAACTCGATTATTGCTGTTTATGGACAAAGTGGTGATTATGATGGTGCTCTGAGACTTTTTGATAAGATGTTAGGTTCTGGAGTTCGGCCTGATTTGGTCACTGTCACGGCAGTCCTTCCTGCTTGCTCTAATCTGGCTGCATTAATGCATGGAAGACAGATTCATGGGTATATGATAGTCAATGGGTTGGGAAAGAAAGGCAATAATAAATACACTGATGATCTGCTAATGAACAATGCTGTTATGGACATGTATGCAAAATGTGGGAGCGTGAGAGATGCTCAGTCAGTTTTCTATAAGATGAGCAATAAGGATGTAGCATCATGGAACATCATGATCATGGGTTATGGCTTGCAAGGTTATGGTAATGAGGCATTCGATGTGTTTTCACGTATGTGTGAGGCACAAACGAAGCCTGATGTGGTCACATTCATTGGGGTATTGTCTGCCTGCAGCCATGCAGGCTTCGTGAAACAAGGGCGCGAGTTCTTGACACTGATGAAATCAAAATATGGTGTGGATCCGGCTATTGAGCATTATACCTGTGTGATTGACATGCTTGGTCGAGCCGGGCAGCTCGAGGAGGCTTATAAATTGGCACGAACAATGCCTATTGAGGCCAATCCTGTGGTGTGGAGGGCTTTGTTAGCGGCATGTCGACTCCATGGTAATGCTGACCTTGCTGACATTGTTGTAAGACAGATATTTAAACTTGAGTCAGAGCACTGTGGAAATTATGTATTGATGTCAAATATATATGGAGTAATCGGTCGATATGAAGAGGTATTAGAGATTAGACATGCAATGAGGCAACAAAATGTGAGAAAGACACCAGGATGTAGCTGGATTGAGCTCAAGAATGGTGTGCATACTTTTATTACGCGTGATATGACCCATCCTGAAGCCAACCTTATTTATGTTGCGTTAAATTCATTGACTGCTCGTCTACAGGAATATGGGTCTCTAACATTGGATTTTTGCTGA